The Parashewanella spongiae genome has a window encoding:
- a CDS encoding YkgJ family cysteine cluster protein produces MECRLACGACCIAPSISSPIPGMPKGKLPGERCVQLSDDNLCKLFGQDNRPVVCGLFEATADVCGHSDKEALWLISALEIETS; encoded by the coding sequence ATGGAATGTCGTTTAGCTTGTGGGGCCTGTTGTATCGCACCTTCTATCTCAAGTCCGATACCTGGCATGCCCAAAGGTAAATTGCCCGGTGAACGCTGCGTGCAATTATCGGATGACAATTTATGTAAACTTTTTGGTCAAGATAATCGTCCTGTTGTGTGCGGGCTTTTTGAGGCTACAGCTGATGTTTGTGGACACTCAGATAAAGAAGCTTTGTGGTTGATATCTGCTTTAGAAATCGAGACCAGTTAA
- a CDS encoding IS4 family transposase produces the protein MNTTTRQFFNDAPELLRRFAQTEEDELSSILTLQDLEDFQKDNTQRVRKYPACHTLSLFMKQVASENKSCRCTLISDARDQIAIGREKNSTITGPYCKARKRLSPESIKSLLKKSGKNLDEAIQGKYLWHGRRVLLTDGSTLSMPDTDENQAQFPQPKSQKEGLGFPQLRILVLISLGSGAVIDSAVSPCKGKGTGEQALLRSMQSDLKQGDIVLGDANFENYFVLVGLMGLGVDAVFEKNGARNVDFRTCEEKLGKRDGLFKLIRPSCPEWMTPEDYAQVPEELIVRMVGTKKRIIVTTLTVKEVYPKQDIIDLYVSRWHIELDFRSIKTMMKMDILRCGSPDMVRKEIDVHLL, from the coding sequence ATGAATACTACAACTCGCCAATTCTTCAATGATGCCCCAGAATTGTTACGTCGCTTTGCTCAAACGGAAGAGGATGAACTTTCTTCAATTCTCACTCTGCAAGATTTAGAAGATTTTCAAAAAGATAATACTCAAAGAGTACGCAAATATCCCGCTTGCCACACTCTTTCGCTTTTCATGAAGCAAGTTGCCAGTGAAAACAAGTCTTGTCGTTGCACACTAATCAGTGACGCTAGAGATCAAATTGCTATAGGTCGAGAGAAAAACAGCACAATTACAGGTCCCTACTGCAAAGCAAGAAAACGGTTATCTCCAGAGTCAATTAAATCGCTATTGAAGAAATCAGGAAAAAACTTAGATGAAGCGATTCAAGGGAAATACTTGTGGCATGGCCGTAGAGTGCTATTAACTGACGGATCAACACTATCTATGCCTGATACGGACGAGAACCAAGCCCAATTCCCTCAACCTAAATCACAAAAAGAAGGGCTGGGCTTTCCTCAGCTGCGGATTTTAGTGTTAATTTCTTTGGGAAGCGGTGCAGTCATTGACTCGGCTGTTTCACCTTGTAAAGGGAAAGGTACTGGCGAGCAGGCACTATTAAGAAGTATGCAGTCAGACTTGAAACAAGGTGACATTGTGCTGGGAGATGCTAATTTCGAAAACTACTTTGTTCTTGTAGGACTAATGGGGTTAGGCGTTGATGCTGTTTTCGAAAAAAACGGAGCCAGAAATGTCGATTTCAGAACCTGTGAAGAAAAGCTGGGTAAGCGAGATGGTTTATTTAAGCTAATTCGTCCATCCTGTCCAGAATGGATGACCCCAGAGGATTACGCTCAAGTGCCAGAAGAGCTTATCGTCAGAATGGTAGGAACAAAGAAACGTATCATTGTTACCACCCTCACGGTTAAAGAAGTCTATCCGAAGCAAGATATTATTGATTTATACGTTTCACGATGGCATATCGAGTTGGATTTTAGGTCAATCAAGACCATGATGAAAATGGATATTTTAAGGTGTGGTAGTCCAGATATGGTGCGTAAGGAAATTGATGTTCATTTGTTGTAA
- a CDS encoding class I SAM-dependent methyltransferase, producing the protein MDKYTVTVSTFNKRAKQYQDKYMDFDFYLDTYDRFCELVPKVKAHILDIGCGPGNIAKYLLKKRADYRIHGIDLAPKMIELAILNNPSASFDVMDIRSIIQLKNEYDAVICGFCTPYLSKKDVEHLINNVRGLLKKSGILYISTMEDIDARSGYQTSSSGDKVYTHYHQGEHFKKLLEKNNFEVLEVTRKAFPSGAEIPTTDMFIYAKAM; encoded by the coding sequence ATGGATAAATATACGGTAACGGTTTCAACATTTAATAAGCGGGCGAAGCAGTATCAAGACAAATATATGGATTTTGATTTTTATCTTGATACTTACGACAGGTTTTGTGAGTTAGTTCCCAAGGTGAAGGCGCATATTCTTGATATTGGTTGCGGACCGGGAAATATTGCCAAATATTTATTAAAAAAACGCGCTGATTATCGAATACACGGCATTGACTTGGCACCTAAAATGATTGAGTTAGCCATACTAAATAATCCTTCTGCTAGTTTTGATGTGATGGATATTCGTTCCATCATTCAGCTTAAAAATGAATATGATGCCGTCATTTGTGGTTTCTGTACGCCGTACCTATCTAAAAAGGATGTTGAACATTTGATCAACAACGTCCGTGGTTTATTAAAAAAATCAGGGATCTTGTACATCAGTACAATGGAAGATATAGACGCTCGATCTGGCTATCAAACATCAAGCTCTGGCGATAAAGTTTATACTCATTATCACCAAGGTGAGCATTTCAAAAAGTTGCTAGAAAAGAATAATTTTGAAGTGCTAGAGGTAACTCGAAAGGCATTTCCGAGCGGTGCAGAAATTCCGACGACGGATATGTTTATTTATGCCAAAGCGATGTAG
- a CDS encoding DUF4124 domain-containing protein produces the protein MRLVILGLLLLTAIADAAIYKWTDKNGKVHYSDTPIDGAEVVTPAENTLNKINRSKVSPTPSITPKVNQTSYQVHIVSPQDQAALRVNNGDFDVNARVSPKLSDSQTLQLTVDGTRYGEPQRHGYFSLTNVDRGEHVIVVQLLSAEGKVLVQSQPTTVYVHRFSKLFKTN, from the coding sequence ATGCGCCTTGTTATCTTAGGTTTGTTGCTGCTCACTGCGATTGCAGATGCAGCTATATACAAGTGGACGGACAAAAATGGCAAGGTGCATTACAGTGACACGCCAATAGATGGGGCTGAAGTTGTCACACCAGCAGAAAACACCTTGAATAAGATCAATCGCTCTAAAGTTTCTCCAACGCCGTCTATAACACCAAAAGTCAATCAGACGAGTTATCAAGTACACATTGTCTCACCGCAGGATCAAGCTGCTTTACGCGTCAATAACGGTGACTTTGATGTTAATGCAAGAGTCAGTCCTAAATTGTCAGATTCGCAAACCCTGCAATTGACTGTAGATGGTACTAGGTACGGTGAACCTCAGCGTCACGGCTATTTTTCACTGACAAATGTCGATCGCGGTGAACATGTTATTGTCGTTCAACTGTTGAGTGCTGAAGGTAAAGTACTTGTGCAAAGCCAGCCGACTACCGTTTATGTACATCGGTTTTCAAAACTGTTTAAAACAAACTAG
- a CDS encoding iron-containing alcohol dehydrogenase, with the protein MQNFDFYNPTRICFGEGQISKLNDLVPQNAKVLILLGGNSARANGTLSEVITALGEREYVEFNGIEPNPTFETLMDAVAEVKAHKIDFLLAVGGGSVIDGTKFVAAAAKYEGDAWDIMTSFGAKVESAMPFGSVLTLPATGSEMNSGSVVTKKSIKAKLPFMSPHVFPQFSVLDPVKTYTLPERQIANGVVDAFVHTTEQYLTYPVDAAIQDRFAEGILLTLIEQGPKALEKPMDYDVRANLMWAATSALNGTIGAGVPQDWATHMIGHELTALHDIDHARTLAIVLPSLLRHTKVAKKEKLLQYAERVWGINSGNDDERIDAAIDKTQDFFEELGIKTRLRDYQLNDTHIDALVEQLNTHGMVALGEHQNIDLVKSREILVGAL; encoded by the coding sequence ATGCAAAATTTCGATTTTTATAATCCAACCCGAATTTGTTTCGGTGAAGGGCAGATCAGTAAATTGAATGATCTGGTACCTCAAAATGCAAAAGTGTTAATTTTACTCGGTGGCAATAGTGCACGTGCAAACGGCACATTAAGTGAAGTCATTACAGCACTAGGCGAGAGAGAATACGTTGAGTTTAATGGCATTGAGCCAAACCCAACCTTCGAAACCTTGATGGACGCTGTGGCTGAAGTAAAAGCACACAAAATTGATTTCTTACTTGCGGTTGGCGGTGGCAGTGTCATCGATGGCACCAAATTTGTCGCAGCAGCCGCAAAATATGAAGGTGATGCGTGGGACATTATGACCAGCTTTGGGGCTAAGGTTGAAAGTGCAATGCCATTTGGGAGTGTGTTAACACTGCCTGCGACAGGTTCAGAGATGAACAGTGGCAGTGTGGTCACAAAAAAATCAATAAAAGCAAAACTGCCATTCATGAGCCCTCACGTATTCCCGCAGTTTTCGGTTTTAGATCCAGTGAAGACTTATACTTTGCCTGAACGACAAATTGCAAACGGTGTTGTGGATGCCTTTGTACATACGACTGAACAATACTTGACGTATCCAGTGGATGCGGCAATTCAAGATAGATTTGCAGAAGGGATTTTGCTGACGCTTATTGAACAAGGCCCTAAAGCACTTGAGAAGCCAATGGATTATGATGTACGCGCTAACTTAATGTGGGCGGCGACATCAGCACTTAATGGCACCATTGGCGCGGGAGTACCTCAAGATTGGGCAACGCATATGATTGGCCATGAATTGACAGCACTGCATGATATTGATCACGCTAGAACACTCGCTATCGTATTGCCTTCACTTTTGCGTCATACTAAAGTAGCGAAAAAAGAGAAACTGCTGCAATACGCAGAGCGAGTTTGGGGCATTAACTCAGGCAATGATGATGAGCGAATTGATGCCGCCATTGATAAAACCCAAGATTTTTTTGAAGAGTTAGGGATCAAGACTCGTTTGCGTGACTATCAATTGAATGACACACACATTGATGCACTTGTAGAGCAGCTTAATACCCACGGTATGGTGGCGCTTGGTGAGCATCAGAACATCGACTTAGTGAAAAGTCGTGAAATTTTGGTTGGAGCCTTGTAA
- a CDS encoding energy transducer TonB — protein MEKSTVFGKTTVIVSAVVITLALFYFMTLLIDKQPVTDPSSSTPTIGAAPSEKEPKAKDKIRQIEKKPKPETPTKAKFVREGTEPVVKLPEAPTNPTMPILTHTSSKVTEFVPMKTTDGAATALVKIAPLYPADAARDGKEGWVVLGFDISTDGKVINAEVLDSDPKKIFDKAAKKALKNWRYQPKVEDGVAIVQENQRVQLDFELDK, from the coding sequence ATGGAGAAAAGTACCGTATTTGGCAAAACCACAGTGATAGTCAGTGCCGTGGTGATTACCTTAGCTTTATTCTATTTCATGACTCTATTAATCGATAAACAGCCCGTAACAGACCCTAGTTCGTCGACACCGACTATCGGTGCGGCACCAAGTGAGAAAGAACCCAAAGCGAAAGATAAGATCCGTCAGATTGAAAAGAAGCCCAAACCAGAAACGCCGACAAAAGCTAAATTTGTCCGAGAAGGCACTGAACCAGTGGTTAAGTTACCAGAAGCCCCTACCAATCCGACCATGCCAATTTTGACTCATACATCGTCAAAAGTGACTGAATTTGTTCCAATGAAAACCACCGATGGTGCTGCAACCGCTTTGGTAAAAATCGCTCCACTCTACCCTGCGGATGCGGCCCGTGATGGGAAAGAAGGCTGGGTGGTATTAGGCTTTGATATCAGCACAGACGGTAAAGTGATCAACGCTGAAGTTCTAGATTCTGATCCCAAAAAAATATTCGATAAAGCGGCGAAAAAAGCGCTTAAAAACTGGCGCTATCAACCAAAAGTTGAGGACGGTGTAGCTATTGTACAGGAAAACCAACGGGTTCAATTGGATTTTGAATTGGATAAATAA
- a CDS encoding group II intron maturase-specific domain-containing protein, with product MRGLIKGTSYIKIQASKKSQTKLKNKLRAIVKHRTSNRLGVLISKVNQVLRGWKHYFGGIGYPRAIFFRINGFVVNRFNRWHRRLSQRRSKYLSRGAYEKLRQAGLEYLPTTR from the coding sequence ATCAGAGGCCTCATCAAAGGAACCAGTTATATTAAGATACAAGCGTCTAAGAAGAGCCAAACAAAGCTGAAAAATAAACTCAGAGCCATAGTGAAACACCGAACTTCAAATAGGCTTGGTGTACTGATAAGTAAAGTAAATCAAGTTCTGAGAGGGTGGAAACACTATTTTGGTGGGATAGGTTATCCCAGAGCGATATTTTTCAGAATAAATGGATTTGTAGTAAACCGATTCAATCGATGGCATCGCCGCTTAAGTCAACGTCGGAGCAAGTATCTATCACGAGGTGCTTACGAAAAATTACGCCAAGCAGGTCTTGAATATTTACCCACTACAAGATGA
- a CDS encoding IS110 family transposase translates to MEPIVKSCAGLDVHKMMVTIRKETEQGIEEITQSFGTLKKERLKLCHFLKQHHIELAVIESTGVYWKSIYLSLVTTGIKTQVVNARHVKNVPGRKTDVINSQWLASLGHYGLVRSSFVPAPQQEQLRLLTRRRDKQKKELSNEKNLLHKTLGMSQFK, encoded by the coding sequence ATGGAACCTATTGTAAAAAGTTGTGCAGGATTAGATGTCCACAAGATGATGGTCACTATCCGCAAGGAGACAGAGCAGGGAATTGAAGAAATCACCCAATCCTTTGGTACTTTAAAAAAAGAACGCTTGAAATTATGCCATTTTCTCAAGCAGCATCATATTGAGCTAGCTGTAATTGAAAGTACAGGTGTTTACTGGAAAAGCATCTACCTTTCACTTGTTACTACTGGCATAAAAACGCAGGTCGTTAATGCAAGACATGTCAAGAATGTTCCCGGTCGAAAGACAGATGTCATTAACAGTCAATGGCTCGCTTCACTCGGTCACTATGGACTCGTTCGGTCAAGTTTCGTTCCAGCGCCACAGCAGGAGCAACTCAGATTACTGACTCGCAGAAGAGACAAACAAAAAAAGGAATTGAGTAATGAGAAAAATCTATTACATAAAACCTTAGGGATGTCGCAGTTCAAATAA
- a CDS encoding transposase, producing the protein MTIKLVYILPPRPLDDAGIRLGGFISDINGKSGQILVNGLIEGKPLCDLIKMVDPRLKADRSELMASMDETLTPSHLYILRNIKSHIEFLEKQLAELETLIIETIKPWNEALELLQTIPSTSVISAACLIGEIGDDMSCFDGMKGISSWAGLCPGNNESAGKRKSGRMRKGNKMVKTLLCEVANAAVKTKSQFKGKYQGLVIR; encoded by the coding sequence GTGACGATAAAATTGGTATACATTCTTCCGCCACGTCCCTTAGATGATGCTGGTATTCGTCTGGGCGGGTTTATTAGCGACATTAACGGGAAATCAGGGCAAATACTCGTGAACGGTCTGATTGAAGGAAAGCCATTGTGTGACTTGATAAAAATGGTCGACCCAAGACTGAAAGCCGATAGAAGTGAACTTATGGCGAGTATGGACGAAACTCTTACTCCGTCACACCTTTATATCTTGCGTAATATCAAAAGTCACATTGAGTTTCTAGAGAAGCAGCTTGCTGAGCTAGAAACCTTAATTATTGAAACGATAAAACCGTGGAATGAGGCTCTGGAACTTTTGCAAACGATACCGAGCACTAGTGTTATCAGTGCAGCTTGTCTTATTGGTGAAATCGGTGACGACATGAGTTGCTTCGATGGAATGAAGGGTATCAGCTCATGGGCAGGTTTATGTCCGGGAAATAATGAAAGTGCAGGAAAAAGAAAAAGTGGGCGAATGCGTAAAGGAAACAAAATGGTCAAAACACTCTTGTGTGAAGTAGCTAATGCTGCCGTTAAGACGAAAAGTCAATTCAAAGGCAAGTACCAAGGTTTGGTCATCCGTTGA
- a CDS encoding penicillin acylase family protein, translating into MLYFKKILLSLFVLLISAVSIAYLILIFSLPTLQGQIQLPQIELPISISRDKSGVPTIIGASRADVAFATGFLHAQDRFFQMDLSRRNSAGELSEIFGSRALSYDKKQRKHRFRKIAMEAFSLLPSQDKQILSMYAKGVNEGLNALAVKPFEYWLLGVTPKAWKEEDSFLTIFSMYFDLNDSNGILDSTKGFILKTTTPEVLSFLSPQNTRWDSPLQHEPAYTKPTIPNKEQINLRERDSNFYTHLTGKLVPDGFIGSNNWAVSGNITSNHSAIVENDMHLGLRVPTTWYRAQLIYPQASATSTQKQNIKITGVTLPGLPNIVIGSNGHIAWGFTNSYGDWTDLIELEINNNQYLTNQGKTQIKTWYDTIEVKDEPSVEVSYQTTHWGPIITSPLCKCKFALTWTAHKPSATNLNLLKLETAHTVKQAIEIATTAGIPPQNFTVGDSKGNIGWTIAGRIPKRNLNDPSTPINWSKADTHWRQWLASEEYPRLINPSNNRIWTANARVVSGTNKMIIGDGGYALGARQQQIENKLLELNQATESKLLNIALDNEAIYLNNWRQLILSSLTTEKRIHHPEREVFYQYVNNWSAAASTEDIGYRLVREFYDNLNLEVLQSIGKYLLSKSSDKHLDVNDTWLQKVNHEEEMLLRLYQDQPMNWLSPKYDSWDQLFTSVVDNTINRLAVQYNTNPISAIKMATWGDKNRARIYHPLSEAIPYLGHHLNMSSVKLAGDSWMPNVQRPTAGVSERMIVSPGNEEYGIFHMPGGQSGHPLSEYYSMGYNDWATGSASAFLPQQAKYTLTLTPKK; encoded by the coding sequence ATGTTATATTTTAAAAAGATTTTGCTAAGCCTTTTTGTGCTCTTAATTAGTGCTGTGTCTATTGCTTATCTCATATTGATTTTTAGCTTACCCACGCTTCAAGGCCAAATACAGCTTCCTCAGATAGAACTGCCAATATCCATAAGCCGCGATAAATCGGGAGTTCCTACCATCATTGGAGCCTCAAGAGCTGATGTTGCATTTGCCACGGGCTTTTTACACGCACAAGATCGATTTTTTCAAATGGATCTATCTAGACGAAACTCTGCCGGTGAACTATCTGAAATTTTTGGCTCAAGAGCCCTTAGCTATGACAAAAAACAGAGGAAGCACCGCTTTAGAAAAATTGCCATGGAAGCGTTTAGCTTACTTCCAAGCCAAGACAAACAAATACTGTCTATGTATGCTAAAGGAGTGAATGAAGGGCTTAATGCTTTAGCGGTCAAGCCATTTGAATATTGGTTACTCGGTGTAACCCCTAAAGCTTGGAAAGAAGAAGATAGTTTTCTTACTATTTTTAGCATGTATTTCGATTTAAACGACTCAAACGGAATACTCGATAGTACCAAAGGCTTCATTCTTAAAACCACAACACCAGAAGTATTGTCTTTTTTATCGCCCCAAAACACACGTTGGGATTCACCATTACAGCATGAACCAGCTTACACCAAACCAACTATCCCAAACAAAGAGCAAATAAACTTACGGGAAAGAGATTCTAATTTTTATACTCATTTAACTGGTAAATTGGTACCTGACGGTTTTATTGGTAGTAATAACTGGGCTGTATCAGGAAATATCACAAGCAACCACTCGGCTATTGTAGAAAACGACATGCACTTAGGCCTGCGAGTACCAACCACTTGGTACAGAGCTCAACTTATTTACCCTCAAGCTTCTGCAACTAGCACACAAAAACAAAACATAAAAATAACCGGCGTTACTTTACCTGGGCTCCCAAATATTGTGATAGGAAGTAATGGTCATATCGCATGGGGGTTTACCAATAGCTATGGTGATTGGACCGATCTGATCGAGCTTGAAATCAATAATAATCAATATTTGACTAACCAAGGAAAAACTCAAATCAAAACTTGGTACGACACTATTGAAGTTAAAGATGAACCTTCTGTCGAAGTCAGTTACCAGACGACACATTGGGGTCCGATCATTACCTCTCCATTATGCAAATGTAAGTTTGCACTGACATGGACAGCACATAAACCAAGCGCAACTAATCTGAATTTACTCAAACTTGAAACTGCACACACTGTCAAACAAGCCATCGAGATTGCAACCACAGCAGGAATTCCACCACAGAACTTTACCGTTGGAGACAGTAAAGGCAATATTGGTTGGACAATTGCCGGAAGAATTCCAAAAAGAAACCTCAATGATCCCAGCACTCCAATAAATTGGTCTAAAGCAGACACACATTGGCGCCAGTGGCTAGCATCAGAAGAATATCCAAGACTCATTAACCCTTCCAACAACCGAATATGGACTGCAAATGCCCGCGTTGTATCTGGAACCAATAAAATGATAATCGGCGATGGTGGTTACGCCTTAGGCGCAAGACAACAACAAATAGAGAATAAACTACTGGAATTAAACCAAGCTACTGAGTCAAAATTGTTAAACATTGCACTGGATAATGAAGCAATATATCTCAACAATTGGCGGCAATTAATACTCAGTTCGCTTACAACAGAAAAACGAATACATCACCCAGAGCGAGAAGTGTTTTATCAGTATGTGAACAATTGGTCAGCAGCTGCATCAACTGAAGATATAGGCTACCGATTGGTAAGAGAATTCTACGATAATTTAAATTTAGAGGTTCTCCAAAGCATCGGAAAGTATTTGCTGAGCAAGTCTAGCGATAAGCACTTGGATGTAAATGATACGTGGTTGCAAAAAGTAAATCACGAAGAAGAAATGCTGCTCAGGCTGTATCAAGATCAACCTATGAACTGGTTGAGTCCAAAGTATGATAGTTGGGATCAACTATTCACGTCTGTCGTGGACAATACAATAAACCGTTTAGCTGTTCAATATAATACAAACCCCATATCAGCTATTAAAATGGCAACATGGGGAGATAAAAATAGAGCACGTATATACCACCCCTTATCGGAGGCGATACCTTATCTGGGACACCACTTGAACATGTCTAGTGTGAAATTAGCCGGTGATTCTTGGATGCCGAATGTACAAAGGCCCACTGCCGGAGTATCCGAGCGAATGATCGTATCACCTGGAAATGAAGAATACGGCATTTTTCATATGCCGGGAGGCCAAAGTGGCCACCCTTTATCTGAATATTATTCGATGGGATATAATGATTGGGCAACTGGATCCGCCAGTGCTTTTTTACCACAGCAAGCAAAATATACACTCACTTTAACTCCAAAAAAATAA
- a CDS encoding IS110 family transposase: MKLCHFLKQHHIELAVIESTGVYWKSIYLSLVTTGIKTQVVNARHVKNVPGRKTDVINSQWLASLGHYGLVRSSFVPAPQQKQLRLLTRRRDKQKKELSNEKNRLHKTLDDAGIRLGGFISDINGKSGQILVNGLIEGKPLCDLIKMVDPRLKADRSELMASMDETLTTSHFYILRNIKNHIEFLEKQLAELETLIIETIKPWNEMRLWNFCKRYRALVLSVQLILLVKSVTT; the protein is encoded by the coding sequence TTGAAATTATGCCATTTTCTCAAGCAGCATCATATTGAGCTAGCTGTAATTGAAAGTACAGGTGTTTACTGGAAAAGCATCTACCTTTCACTTGTTACTACTGGCATAAAAACGCAGGTCGTTAATGCAAGACATGTCAAGAATGTTCCCGGTCGAAAGACAGATGTCATTAACAGTCAATGGCTCGCTTCACTCGGTCACTATGGACTCGTTCGGTCAAGTTTCGTTCCAGCGCCACAGCAGAAGCAACTCAGATTACTGACTCGCAGAAGAGACAAACAAAAAAAGGAGTTGAGTAATGAGAAAAATCGATTACATAAAACCTTAGATGATGCTGGTATTCGTCTGGGCGGGTTTATTAGCGACATTAACGGGAAATCAGGGCAAATACTCGTGAACGGTCTGATTGAAGGAAAGCCATTGTGTGACTTGATAAAAATGGTCGACCCAAGACTGAAAGCCGATAGAAGTGAACTTATGGCGAGTATGGACGAAACTCTTACTACGTCACACTTTTATATCTTGCGTAATATCAAAAATCACATTGAGTTTCTAGAGAAGCAGCTTGCTGAGCTAGAGACCTTAATTATTGAAACGATAAAACCGTGGAATGAGATGAGGCTCTGGAACTTTTGCAAACGATACCGGGCACTAGTGTTATCAGTGCAGCTTATCTTATTGGTGAAATCGGTGACGACATGA
- a CDS encoding transposase: protein MQTIPGTSVISAAYLIGEIGDDMSCFDGMKGISSWAGLCPGNNESAGKRKSGRMRKGNKMVKTLLCEVANAAVKTKSQFKGKYQGLVIRRGHKRSIIAIAHKLLRIIYTVLSRRKAYFDPDINYEELMVRRNSPRWLQMMVKYNMV, encoded by the coding sequence TTGCAAACGATACCGGGCACTAGTGTTATCAGTGCAGCTTATCTTATTGGTGAAATCGGTGACGACATGAGTTGCTTCGATGGAATGAAGGGTATCAGCTCATGGGCAGGTTTATGTCCGGGAAATAATGAAAGTGCAGGAAAAAGAAAAAGTGGGCGAATGCGTAAAGGAAACAAAATGGTCAAAACACTCTTGTGTGAAGTAGCTAATGCTGCCGTTAAGACGAAAAGCCAATTCAAAGGCAAGTACCAAGGTTTGGTCATCCGTCGAGGACACAAGAGAAGTATCATTGCTATCGCCCACAAACTTTTACGTATTATCTACACAGTATTAAGCCGAAGGAAAGCCTATTTTGACCCAGATATTAACTACGAGGAGTTAATGGTCAGGAGAAATAGTCCCCGATGGCTTCAAATGATGGTTAAATACAATATGGTATAA
- the rplQ gene encoding 50S ribosomal protein L17, translating to MRHRKSGRQLNRNSSHRSAMFRNMAVSLVRHEIIKTTTVKAKELRRVVEPLITLAKSDSVANRRLAFARTRDAEVVGKLFTELGPRFQERPGGYTRILKCGLRTGDKAPMAYIELVGRPEAAEAVEVDAAE from the coding sequence ATGCGCCATCGTAAGAGTGGACGTCAACTTAACCGCAATAGCAGTCATCGTTCTGCCATGTTTCGTAACATGGCAGTATCGCTAGTTCGTCATGAGATCATCAAGACGACTACCGTTAAAGCGAAAGAACTGCGCCGCGTAGTTGAACCCCTAATTACACTTGCTAAAAGTGACAGTGTTGCAAATCGTCGTTTAGCATTTGCTCGTACCCGCGACGCTGAAGTTGTAGGTAAGTTATTTACTGAATTGGGTCCACGCTTCCAGGAACGCCCTGGTGGTTATACCCGTATTCTTAAGTGCGGTCTTCGTACTGGTGATAAAGCGCCTATGGCGTATATTGAACTAGTAGGCCGTCCTGAAGCTGCTGAAGCTGTCGAAGTAGACGCTGCAGAGTAA